One stretch of Ipomoea triloba cultivar NCNSP0323 chromosome 8, ASM357664v1 DNA includes these proteins:
- the LOC116028083 gene encoding WD and tetratricopeptide repeats protein 1 encodes MESLCFRDGNITDFINSRSLDVHHDIDHRLQMHSSLVRRLSLERELEDHQGCVNTIAWNSRGSLLISGSDDMRMNIWSYSNCKLLHSIETGHTANIFCTKFVPETSDELVVSGAGDAEVRVFHLSHLSGRGRDVNVVSPSALFQCHTRRVKKLAVEVGNPNVVWSASEDGTLRQHDFRERASCPPAGSSHQECRNILLDLRCGAKKSLADPPKQFFSLKSCDISSTRPHLLLVGGSDAFARLYDRRMLPPLSSSQKKFPPPPCVNYFCPMHLSDHNRSSLHLTHVAFSPNGEEVLLSYSGEHVYLMDVIPAHGSSICYSYEDAAKLLNFNPTNSGMELQSSVTGDFLNGSLTRQSAAKLDSCRKLIQAAEKILKEETSFYYGIEACNEVLDGYGDEIGPKLISECLCIRAALLLKRRWKNDAHMAIRDCHRAWRINPTSFRALLLIAEALSQIGKYEKALEFAIGAQSLAPYETEVVDIVDNLRKHIASAEAEKTKKENGESKSEHPRGRLVSLSDILYRSDANSDASQDGPRSDRGDSDDEELELAFETLSGDEGHEIGPNVFHGSLNLRIHRRGDTNSTGRVNGTCGSPTSSCQDEKASYKPEMAVDMKRRYAGHCNIGTDIKQASFLGQRGQYIASGSDDGRWFIWEKKTGRLIKMLHGDESVVNCIQSHPYDCVVATSGIDNTIKIWTPRASVPSIVAGGAAGPETSKVLDAMENNQRRLSRTREAILPLEFLERFRLHEFAEGSMHPFECTQS; translated from the exons ATGGAGTCCCTGTGCTTCCGCGATGGCAACATCACGGACTTCATCAATAGTCGCTCTCTTGACGTCCACCAT GACATTGATCACAGATTACAAATGCACTCATCTTTGGTACGAAGGCTGTCTTTAGAAAGAGAACTAGAG GATCATCAGGGTTGTGTGAATACTATTGCTTGGAATTCAAGAGGGTCACTCCTGATATCTGGATCTGATGATATGAGA ATGAATATTTGGAGCTATTCAAACTGCAAATTACTTCACTCTATTGAGACAGGCCACACTGCAAATATATTCTGCACAAAATTTGTTCCTGAAACTTCAGATGAACTAGTTGTTTCTGGAGCGGGAGATGCTGAA GTTCGCGTTTTTCATTTGTCTCATTTGAGTGGAAGAGGACGGGATGTGAATGTTGTCAGCCCATCAGCACTGTTTCAATGCCATACCAGAAGGGTCAAAAAATTAGCT GTAGAAGTTGGAAATCCAAATGTGGTATGGAGTGCAAGTGAGGATGGAACTTTGAGGCAACATGATTTTCGAGAGCGTGCTTCTTGCCCCCCAGCTGGTTCTTCTCATCAAGAATGCCGCAATATTCTT CTTGACTTGCGCTGTGGAGCTAAGAAGTCATTGGCAGATCCTCCTAAGCAGTTTTTTTCTCTGAAGTCATGTGATATCAGCTCAACGAGGCCCCATTTGCTACTTGTTGGAGGGAG TGATGCTTTTGCTCGTTTGTATGATAGACGAATGCTGCCACCATTATCTTCTAGTCAGAAAAAGTTTCCACCGCCTCCTTGTGTCAATTATTTCTGCCCAATGCATCTCTCTGACCAT AATCGTTCCAGTTTGCATCTTACTCATGTTGCATTCAGTCCCAATGGTGAAGAAGTTTTACTTAGCTACAGTGGGGAGCACGTTTATTTGATGGATGTGATCCCTG CACATGGAAGTTCTATTTGCTATTCCTATGAAGATGCTGCTAAGCTTTTGAACTTCAATCCTACAAACAGTGGAATGGAATTGCAATCATCAGTTACTGGGGACTTCTTAAATGGATCATTAACAAGGCAATCTGCTGCCAAG CTTGATTCGTGCAGAAAGTTAATTCAAGCGGcagaaaaaatattgaaagaagAAACAAGTTTTTATTATGGCATTGAAGCTTGTAATGAAGTCTTAGATGGCTATGGGGATGAGATTGGACCTAAGCTAATTTCTGAGTGTTTATGTATTCGAGCAGCCTTATTGCTCAAG AGGAGGTGGAAAAATGATGCACATATGGCTATACGAGACTGTCATAGAGCTTGGAGGATTAATCCAACTTCGTTTAGAGCACTACTGTTGATAGCTGAAGCTTTGTCCcag ATAGGTAAGTACGAAAAAGCTCTGGAGTTTGCTATTGGTGCTCAATCCTTGGCTCCATATGAGACTGAAGTTGTAGATATTGTGGAcaatttaagaaaacatattGCCTCAG CTGAAGCAGAGAAAACTAAGAAGGAAAATGGAGAATCTAAATCTGAACATCCGCGAGGACGGCTTGTGTCATTAAGTGATATTCTCTACCGTTCAGATGCAAATAGTGATGCATCACAGGATGGTCCAAGATCTGATAGAGGagattctgatgatgaggagCTAGAATTGGCTTTTGAGACATTATCGGGGGACGAAGGGCATGAAATTGGGCCTAATGTTTTTCATGGAAGTTTAAATTTAAGAATCCATCGGAGAGGTGATACAAATTCAACAGGAAGAGTGAATGGCACTTGTGGGTCACCAACATCATCATGCCAAGATGAGAAAGCATCTTATAAG CCTGAGATGGCAGTAGATATGAAAAGGAGATATGCCGGCCACTGTAATATAGGCACTGATATAAAGCAAGCGAGTTTCTTAGGCCAAAGAG GTCAGTATATTGCTAGTGGGAGTGATGATGGTAGATGGTTTATCTGGGAAAAGAAGACTGGTAGATTAATAAAAATGCTTCATGGGGATGAATCTG TTGTAAATTGTATACAGTCCCATCCATATGACTGTGTTGTAGCTACAAGTGGGATTGATAACACCATAAAG ATTTGGACCCCAAGAGCATCAGTCCCTTCCATTGTAGCCGGTGGAGCAGCAGGACCTGAGACTTCAAAGGTTCTAGATGCTATGGAAAACAATCAGCGCAGATTGAGTCGTACTCGCGAAGCAATTTT GCCTCTGGAGTTTCTGGAACGGTTTAGGTTGCACGAATTTGCAGAAGGCAGTATGCATCCTTTTGAGTGCACACAGAGTTAA
- the LOC116027125 gene encoding uncharacterized protein LOC116027125 yields the protein MMQTNSKGDSGKPPSIKPPNTHLECCMCGDHGLSLELFRCKLCQFRSQHRYCSNLYPKAESYGVCNWCLTVEKGEEAQNSSNSSSSCRNSGEENDGKIRKKFGGNNIRMGGSCLRLKNAPPKLQVKNRPVLSKQKSVSPESSPAAVKGVAAAAGMEERLRRTKSDSGIVRHVFRNKVRRYKLLDEVSSQ from the exons ATGATGCAGACAAACAGCAAAGGAGATTCCGGAAAACCACCCTCAATTAAGCCTCCTAATACTCATCTCGAGTGCTGCATGTGTGGTGACCATGGCTTATCCTTGGAGCTCTTCAGATGCAAACTTTGCCAATTCAGATCTCAACATAG GTACTGCAGCAATTTGTATCCGAAAGCGGAGTCGTACGGCGTGTGCAACTGGTGCCTGACGGTGGAGAAGGGAGAAGAGGCGCAGAATTCGTCGAATTCGTCGTCGTCGTGCCGGAATTCCGGCGAAGAAAACGACGGGAAGATTAGGAAGAAATTCGGGGGGAACAATATAAGGATGGGAGGGTCGTGTTTACGCCTAAAAAATGCGCCTCCCAAATTGCAAGTGAAGAACCGTCCGGTCCTCAGCAAACAGAAATCAGTGTCGCCGGAGAGCTCGCCCGCCGCCGTGAAGGGTGTCGCCGCCGCGGCGGGGATGGAAGAGAGGCTGCGGCGGACCAAGTCAGATAGTGGGATCGTTAGACACGTGTTTAGAAATAAGGTGAGGAGATATAAGCTTCTGGATGAAGTTTCTAGTCAATGA
- the LOC116026645 gene encoding 50S ribosomal protein L17, chloroplastic: MAACASTSASLAWNMAPLRSALPCIQSSSTSSLRFSSRSSPSPLRLSRAKSQPGTVRAFVGLAPFHSLLSHFSPDSTSFEHTFTMIGNGCRFFAMRHGRRVPKLNRPPDQRKALLRGLTTQLLKYGRIKTTRARARAMRKYVDKMITLAKEGSLHKRRQALGFIYEKQIVHALFAEVPERYGDRNGGYTRIIRTLPRRGDNAPMAYIELV; the protein is encoded by the exons ATGGCGGCGTGTGCGAGCACTTCAGCCTCCTTAGCCTGGAATATGGCGCCACTAAGATCAGCGCTTCCTTGTATTCAATCGTCTTCGACCTCTTCACTTCGTTTCTCATCTAGGTCTTCTCCCTCTCCACTGAGGCTTTCCCGAGCCAAATCTCAACCAGGAACTGTCCGCGCCTTCGTGGGCCTTGCCCCTTTCCATTCGCTCCTCTCTCATTTTTCTCCAG ATTCTACAAGTTTCGAGCACACTTTCACCATGATTGGCAATGGTTGCCGATTCTTTGCCATGAGACACGGCAGGAGGGTACCTAAACTGAATAGACCCCCCGACCAGCGAAAGGCGCTTTTGCGAGGCCTCACAACTCAGCTTCTCAAGTATGGACGCATCAAGACGACTAGGGCGAGAGCGAGGGCAATGAGAAAGTACGTTGACAAAATGATCACGTTGGCCAAGGAAGGCAGTCTTCACAAGCGAAGGCAAGCCCTCGGGTTCATCTACGAGAAGCAAATCGTGCATGCTTTATTTGCCGAGGTCCCAGAGAGGTACGGCGACAGAAATGGAGGATACACCCGGATAATAAGAACGCTTCCTCGGCGAGGGGACAATGCACCAATGGCTTATATTGAGCTTGTCTAG
- the LOC116026832 gene encoding serine/threonine-protein kinase-like protein At1g28390 isoform X1 — protein sequence MGYLSRKIEESCNFFHWKKKLKKAHPNRPSELTEFSYSQLHAATNGFSKHNLLGQGSHGFVYKAQLLNGRKSFVAAVKINKQSEINGGAAAENELRILSRVYQLRLVNLLGYGLDTAKNILTVVEFMPNGSLYELLHCSTRPPGWDRRVRFALQIARAVRFCHSLDPPVIHRDIKSSNALIDEKLHARLGDFGLALMGMSAPPPPPAGTLGYLDPGYLAPGDVSTKCDVFSFGILLLEIMTGRNAIDVKYSPPSVMDWAVPLINSGDYAEIFDPRIGTPENCSSLRQLAEVAARCVTKAAAERPTMAEVVRCLKAVYKRVRIPPIRWRVNCMREPSRVDKHELLDDSKEMVKISMVGSRRTRKVSNVSTVELDNNMNG from the exons ATGGGTTATCTTTCACGCAAGATTGAAGAGTCATGCAATTTCTTCCACTGGAAGAAGAAGCTCAAAAAGGCTCATCCAAACAGGCCCTCTGAGCTCACAGAATTTTCTTACTCTCAGCTCCACGCCGCCACCAACGGCTTCTCCAAACACAACCTCCTCGGTCAAGGCAGCCACGGCTTTGTCTACAAAGCTCAGCTTCTTAACGGCCGGAAAAGTTTTGTCGCCGCCGTGAAAATTAACAAACAGAGTGAAATCAACGGCGGCGCCGCCGCTGAGAACGAGCTGCGAATACTGTCGCGAGTTTATCAGCTGCGGCTCGTGAACTTGCTCGGCTACGGCTTGGACACGGCTAAGAACATATTGACGGTTGTGGAGTTTATGCCGAACGGTTCGCTGTACGAGTTGCTCCATTGCTCGACCAGACCGCCCGGGTGGGACCGGCGGGTCCGGTTCGCGTTGCAGATCGCGAGAGCGGTCCGGTTTTGCCACTCGCTGGACCCGCCGGTTATTCACAGGGATATAAAGTCGTCGAACGCGCTGATCGACGAGAAGCTCCACGCGCGGCTCGGGGACTTCGGCTTGGCTCTGATGGGGATgtcggcgccgccgccgccaccggCAGGAACGTTGGGGTATCTCGACCCGGGCTATCTTGCGCCGGGTGACGTCAGCACCAAGTGTGACGTCTTCAGTTTCGGGATTTTGCTGCTGGAGATCATGACCGGCCGGAACGCAATCGACGTGAAATACAGTCCGCCGTCGGTGATGGATTGGGCGGTGCCGCTGATTAATTCCGGCGACTACGCCGAGATTTTCGACCCGAGAATCGGTACGCCGGAGAACTGCTCTTCACTCCGGCAGCTTGCGGAAGTAGCCGCCAGATGCGTTACAAAGGCGGCTGCAGAGCGGCCGACAATGGCGGAGGTTGTGCGATGCCTAAAG GCGGTGTATAAACGGGTGAGAATACCGCCGATACGGTGGCGCGTGAATTGTATGCGCGAACCATCGCGCGTGGATAAACATGAATTGTTAGACGACAGCAAGGAAATGGTCAAGATTTCCATGGTTGGAAGCAGGAGGACCAGGAAAGTATCTAATGTATCAACTGTAGAATTGGATAACAATATGAATGGTTAA
- the LOC116026832 gene encoding serine/threonine-protein kinase-like protein At1g28390 isoform X2, producing MGYLSRKIEESCNFFHWKKKLKKAHPNRPSELTEFSYSQLHAATNGFSKHNLLGQGSHGFVYKAQLLNGRKSFVAAVKINKQSEINGGAAAENELRILSRVYQLRLVNLLGYGLDTAKNILTVVEFMPNGSLYELLHCSTRPPVIHRDIKSSNALIDEKLHARLGDFGLALMGMSAPPPPPAGTLGYLDPGYLAPGDVSTKCDVFSFGILLLEIMTGRNAIDVKYSPPSVMDWAVPLINSGDYAEIFDPRIGTPENCSSLRQLAEVAARCVTKAAAERPTMAEVVRCLKAVYKRVRIPPIRWRVNCMREPSRVDKHELLDDSKEMVKISMVGSRRTRKVSNVSTVELDNNMNG from the exons ATGGGTTATCTTTCACGCAAGATTGAAGAGTCATGCAATTTCTTCCACTGGAAGAAGAAGCTCAAAAAGGCTCATCCAAACAGGCCCTCTGAGCTCACAGAATTTTCTTACTCTCAGCTCCACGCCGCCACCAACGGCTTCTCCAAACACAACCTCCTCGGTCAAGGCAGCCACGGCTTTGTCTACAAAGCTCAGCTTCTTAACGGCCGGAAAAGTTTTGTCGCCGCCGTGAAAATTAACAAACAGAGTGAAATCAACGGCGGCGCCGCCGCTGAGAACGAGCTGCGAATACTGTCGCGAGTTTATCAGCTGCGGCTCGTGAACTTGCTCGGCTACGGCTTGGACACGGCTAAGAACATATTGACGGTTGTGGAGTTTATGCCGAACGGTTCGCTGTACGAGTTGCTCCATTGCTCGACCAGA CCGCCGGTTATTCACAGGGATATAAAGTCGTCGAACGCGCTGATCGACGAGAAGCTCCACGCGCGGCTCGGGGACTTCGGCTTGGCTCTGATGGGGATgtcggcgccgccgccgccaccggCAGGAACGTTGGGGTATCTCGACCCGGGCTATCTTGCGCCGGGTGACGTCAGCACCAAGTGTGACGTCTTCAGTTTCGGGATTTTGCTGCTGGAGATCATGACCGGCCGGAACGCAATCGACGTGAAATACAGTCCGCCGTCGGTGATGGATTGGGCGGTGCCGCTGATTAATTCCGGCGACTACGCCGAGATTTTCGACCCGAGAATCGGTACGCCGGAGAACTGCTCTTCACTCCGGCAGCTTGCGGAAGTAGCCGCCAGATGCGTTACAAAGGCGGCTGCAGAGCGGCCGACAATGGCGGAGGTTGTGCGATGCCTAAAG GCGGTGTATAAACGGGTGAGAATACCGCCGATACGGTGGCGCGTGAATTGTATGCGCGAACCATCGCGCGTGGATAAACATGAATTGTTAGACGACAGCAAGGAAATGGTCAAGATTTCCATGGTTGGAAGCAGGAGGACCAGGAAAGTATCTAATGTATCAACTGTAGAATTGGATAACAATATGAATGGTTAA